From a single Aquincola tertiaricarbonis genomic region:
- the malE gene encoding maltose/maltodextrin ABC transporter substrate-binding protein MalE translates to MTIQRQRIRLVAAAAALTLAGAAGLAQAAEPGKLLIWINGDKGYNGLAKVGEEFTKKTGVQVVVEHPEDAPNKFQQAAAAGKGPDIWIWPHDRVGEWLGAGLLQPVTPSKKVQADIDPLGWKAFTIGGKTWGYPVSIEAVALVYNKDLVPTPPKTFEEVIALDKKLSAQGKKAILWDYTNTYFTWPLLGANGGYAFKAKGDGTYDATDTGVANAGALKGAELLAQMVKDGVMPKGAAYADMDSGVNQGKVAMMINGPWSWDNLRKSKINFGVAKIPTVAGAKATPYVGVLGAMISKASPNRDVAVEFIENYMLTPAGLKAIDDDVPLGVPASKAFYDQLKSNPNIQATMASAQDGTPMPNNPEMGRFWSSMQSALQNVTEGRQTPKAALDAAAKRITAK, encoded by the coding sequence ATGACCATCCAACGTCAACGCATCCGGCTCGTCGCCGCGGCCGCCGCCCTCACGCTGGCCGGCGCCGCCGGCCTGGCCCAGGCCGCCGAGCCCGGCAAGCTGCTGATCTGGATCAACGGCGACAAGGGCTACAACGGCCTGGCCAAGGTGGGCGAAGAGTTCACCAAGAAGACCGGCGTGCAGGTGGTGGTGGAGCACCCGGAAGACGCGCCCAACAAGTTCCAGCAGGCTGCCGCGGCCGGCAAGGGCCCGGACATCTGGATCTGGCCGCACGACCGCGTCGGCGAATGGCTGGGCGCCGGCCTGCTGCAGCCCGTCACCCCGTCGAAGAAGGTGCAGGCCGACATCGATCCGCTGGGCTGGAAGGCCTTCACCATCGGCGGCAAGACCTGGGGCTACCCGGTGTCGATCGAGGCCGTGGCCCTGGTCTACAACAAGGACCTCGTGCCCACGCCGCCCAAGACCTTCGAGGAAGTGATCGCGCTGGACAAGAAGCTGTCGGCCCAGGGCAAGAAGGCCATCCTCTGGGACTACACCAACACCTACTTCACCTGGCCGCTGCTGGGCGCCAACGGCGGCTATGCCTTCAAGGCCAAGGGTGACGGCACCTACGACGCCACCGACACCGGCGTGGCCAATGCCGGCGCGCTCAAGGGCGCCGAGCTGCTGGCCCAGATGGTCAAGGACGGCGTGATGCCCAAGGGCGCGGCCTATGCCGACATGGACTCCGGCGTCAACCAGGGCAAGGTGGCGATGATGATCAACGGCCCCTGGTCGTGGGACAACCTGCGCAAGTCGAAGATCAACTTCGGCGTGGCCAAGATCCCGACCGTGGCCGGTGCCAAGGCCACGCCGTACGTGGGCGTGCTGGGCGCGATGATCTCCAAGGCCTCGCCCAACCGCGACGTGGCGGTGGAGTTCATCGAGAACTACATGCTCACGCCCGCCGGCCTGAAGGCCATCGACGACGACGTGCCGCTGGGCGTGCCGGCCTCCAAGGCCTTCTACGACCAGCTGAAGTCCAACCCCAACATCCAGGCGACGATGGCCAGCGCGCAGGACGGCACGCCGATGCCCAACAACCCCGAGATGGGCCGCTTCTGGTCGTCGATGCAATCGGCGCTGCAGAACGTGACCGAGGGTCGTCAGACGCCCAAGGCCGCGCTCGACGCCGCCGCCAAGCGCATCACCGCCAAGTAA
- a CDS encoding ABC transporter ATP-binding protein — translation MANLQLKGLRKSYGDVQTLHGIDLDIPDGEFTVFVGPSGCGKSTMLRCIAGLEEITAGDLYIGGERVNEVPPARRGIAMVFQSYALYPHMTVAENMGFGLRLAGFNRQQQDEAVARAAQILQIEHLLQRKPKALSGGQRQRVAIGRAIVRKPGVFLFDEPLSNLDAALRVQMRVELARLHRELKTTMIYVTHDQVEAMTLANRIVVFNGGRIEQVGKPMDLYHRPANLFVAGFIGSPKMNFVQGQLAAADASGAQVRLPDGTLLQVAADARALPADSPVTLGLRPEHLGAQAAGDALPANALRGTVQAAEHLGDSTYFYLDVPGAAQAVVVRADPENPLAAGDTALLAVPPQRAHLFDANGQALPRA, via the coding sequence ATGGCCAACCTGCAACTCAAGGGCCTGCGCAAGTCGTACGGCGACGTGCAAACGCTGCACGGCATCGACCTGGACATCCCCGACGGTGAGTTCACCGTCTTCGTCGGCCCCTCGGGCTGCGGCAAATCCACGATGCTGCGCTGCATTGCCGGGCTGGAGGAGATCACCGCCGGCGACCTGTACATCGGCGGCGAGCGCGTCAACGAGGTACCGCCGGCGCGCCGCGGCATCGCGATGGTGTTCCAGAGCTATGCGCTCTACCCGCACATGACGGTGGCCGAGAACATGGGCTTCGGCCTGCGGCTGGCCGGCTTCAACCGCCAGCAGCAGGACGAGGCGGTGGCCCGCGCCGCGCAGATCCTGCAGATCGAGCATCTGCTGCAGCGCAAGCCCAAGGCCTTGTCGGGCGGCCAGCGCCAGCGCGTGGCCATCGGCCGCGCCATCGTGCGCAAGCCCGGCGTGTTCCTGTTCGACGAACCGCTGTCCAACCTGGACGCGGCGCTGCGGGTGCAGATGCGGGTGGAGCTGGCCCGGCTGCACCGCGAGCTCAAGACCACGATGATCTACGTGACCCACGACCAGGTGGAGGCGATGACGCTGGCCAACCGCATCGTGGTGTTCAACGGTGGCCGCATCGAGCAGGTGGGCAAGCCGATGGACCTGTACCACCGGCCGGCCAACCTGTTCGTGGCCGGCTTCATCGGCTCGCCCAAGATGAACTTCGTGCAGGGCCAGCTGGCCGCGGCCGATGCCAGCGGTGCCCAGGTGCGCCTGCCCGACGGCACGCTGCTGCAGGTGGCCGCCGATGCGCGCGCCCTGCCGGCCGACAGCCCGGTGACCCTGGGCCTGCGGCCCGAGCACCTGGGCGCCCAGGCGGCCGGCGATGCCCTGCCCGCCAATGCGCTGCGCGGCACCGTGCAGGCGGCCGAGCATCTGGGCGACAGCACCTACTTCTACCTCGACGTGCCCGGCGCCGCCCAGGCGGTGGTGGTGCGCGCCGATCCCGAGAACCCGCTGGCCGCCGGTGACACCGCGCTGCTGGCCGTGCCGCCGCAACGCGCACACCTGTTCGACGCCAACGGCCAGGCCCTGCCGCGCGCCTGA